GACGGCTTTGACGAAGATAAGCTGATGGACCTGCGCAGCACCATTGCCCGAACCCCTGGCGTAGAGGGTATCAAGGATCTGAAGGCCCGTGTACACGGCAATCATGTGCTGGTGGATGTAGTCGTAGAGGTGAATGCCCGCATGACGGTCATGGAAGGGCATGAGATCAGCGACTCGATTGAAGAGCGGATGACCAAGCTGCATAACATCATGCATGTGCAAGTACACGTGGAGCCTAAGGACTAACATTCCATGATTTCTCCTAGTTTGCTGTAATTTCCACCAAATCCAAGGAGAAATCGAGACTATAGACCTGTATGTTACCATAAGATGGAAAGGTTTTTTGTGAAATTTGGAGCATGTTCCAAATCCCGGGCCAGCCTATAATGAGGGCAGAAAGCAACAAACGTAGCGCGCGCCGTTGTTGATTTTCTTAATACGCTAAGCGGGGGAACGCTATGATCGTATCACGCAAGAAAATTACAGCATCGTTATGGATTTCCGCTTCATTGGCATTATCCTTGGGAGTGTTAAGTCCCGGACAGGCTTTCGCTGCAACCGAATCTTCGATTACAACGCTTGCGGCGTCCGCTGGACAGACAGGCATTATTGAAGCTTCGGTCCGGCTGCGTACAGATCCGTCTACCAGCAGCACGGTACTGAAATATCTAAATAAAGGCGACCAGGTCGTGATTCTGGAAGCTGCGAACAGCTACTGGTACAAAGTAAGAACTGCAGAGGGAATTGTGGGGTATATGAGCTCGGGAGATTCTTATATCCGGGTAGCTGCGGCTTCCGCACCTGCGTCCCGGACAGCCGTGATTCAGGCCACGGTCCGTGTAAGAGAGACCCCTGCAACCAGCGGGCAAGTGGTTGGATATCTCTATAAGAATGACCAGGTAACCATTCTTGAAGAGACCAACAGCTATTGGTACAAAATAAGAACGGCAAACGGGACGGTGGGTTATACCAGCTCATCCGATCAATATATTACAGCGGGTGCTTCATCGCCGACTGCCCCATCCACTCCAGCTCCAACGCCAGTACCTGTTCAGACACCAGTGCCGGTGCCTGTTCCAACACCAACACCAGCTCCGGTACCTGTTCCAACAGCGGGACAGACGGCTGTGATTGAACGTGTGATATCAGCGGGCATGGGCTATCTGGGAACACCATATGAATACGGCTCTGACCGCAATAATACAAGTACCTTCGATTGCTCTGATTTCATCCGTCAGATCTTCATGGATGCAGCGAATTTGAAGCTGCCTGCCGATTCCCGGCAGCAAGGGGACTGGGTGAAGCAGAACAGCGGTGTAACTACGGATGTATCCGGCTTGAAGCGCGGCGATTTGATGTTCTTCATGGATTATAAAGGAACTTCTCCCTCTGCGTATACCGGAATCAACAAGTCTACGGCAAGAATTACGCATGTCGCCATGTATTTGGGTGACGGGAAGCTGCTGCATACCTATTCAGTAAGCTCCGGCGGTGTAAGAGTAGATAATCTTAGCGCTTCTTGGATGAACCGCTTCCTGTACGGAGGTTCGGTCATCCGCTAATATATACAGCTAGGACAGCAAGAAGCGACAGGCAGTACAAGTTTGTGACGGGTGAACTACAAGCGGGTGTATGGCGGGGTTATCCCTTCAGTAGAAGATTCTACTGAAGGGATAACCCTTTTTGTCGCCGCATGAACACACAAAAAAAGGCCGTCCGGATTGGTGTCCACGGGCCTTGTCAGGGTAGATCCGTGGAGCCATAGCTGCAGTATATGAACAGCTATGACTCCTATGTGTCGATCGCTTATGGATTGATTACGTATGCGGAAGCAGGAACCTTAATCCAGGCTTTGCCCAGCCAAGTGTAGACTTCTCTCCATTCGTTGCCCATTGCGTCAGTCATAATCACACCAGTAGTATCAACAGTCTGTGCACTCAACCAGCCAGCAGGAGTTGCCATGCTTCCCATAGAAAGATGGAATGCTGTGATCTTGGTCAGAATGATCTGAGGAGTTGCCGGCTTGATATCAGCCGCCGTAATGACCGGGTCTGCCGGATTCAGATAAGTTGCTCCGGTTACAGTAGTTACTGCATCGGAAGAAGTGGTTTTGGTAGTTGCTGTTGTTCCTGTTACTACCTCTGCTGCGGAAGCTGTTGCTGCCAAGGAAGCCATAAGACCCATTGCTACTGTTAAACTGGCTAATTTTTTCATCGATGTTTCCTCCTAGGTATGATGGTGTGATTTTCTATGTTCGTGCTGTGCTAATAAGGATGTAAACATAAATTGCATCAAATGAACCATCGGCATCAAGAAATTTTATTTTTCTTGTCCAGCCTGCCGGGAAACGCCGCATTATAGTCTGAATCACAGATGACAACCTGAGCGTTAAGGCCTATACTTTTTGAAGACAGCAAGAAGCCCGGAGGTTTCCTGACGGAGACCTCCGGGCCTTGAGCACTGCCCGGCCGGCAGCTAAAGGTATGCTTGCCTACATAGATCGTCCCCTGCGCCCCATAAAGAGTGAGACTACGAAGAGGACCAGGAAGATGTAGAACAATACTTTGGCGATGCCGACAGCTGCCGCCACAATATTGAAGAATCCGAAGATACCGGCAATCAGGGCCACTACCAGCAGAATTATAGACCATCTTAACATGAGATGTCATCCTTTCTGTGCGCTTAATGTAATCATTGTTTAAACGGGGCTTATCCATTTGAAACAGGGAGGAAAGGGAAAGGATTCCAGGGGCTTGGCCTTTGTTTCGGCCGAATTCTGTAAGGGTAACTATGCAGTATCACACAAGGGTACACTGAATAATTTATACACTTTGGAAGGGGTTATCTACTATGATCATTGAACTTAGCGTAGCACTGGTTGCTATCGCCTTTGCAGTACTCGTATTCTTCTTAATCAAAACCTTGAAATCGGCGAAGGATTCGCTCGACAAGGTCAGCCAGACGCTGCAGGAGGTTCAGAAGACTATCGATGAGCTTACCTATGAAGTGAAAACAACAGTCCGGCATGCCAATGACATCACCGCCGATGTCCAGGGTAAAATTCAGAAGATTGACCCGATCGTAGATTCCGTGAAGAATCTGGGCGATGTTATGAATGAGCTGACACTGACCGTGAAGCAGGTATCTGTAACGGTAATCGAGAAATTCCGTAAATCACGTGAACTGAAGGATAAGGCTAAGTCGGTATCTATCGCAGAAGTCCCGTTAACACCAGCCGAAGAGAGAACTGTACAATCCTATGAGGCAGTGAGTTCAAGCAATTCCAAGGGCAAGATTGCTACAGCCCTCAAAGGCGTGGATGCAGCCGCCGCGATTTGGCAAAAATTCCGCCACTAATACCTTAATGAAATGATATACGGCGGGGCACAGGACGGGGCAATACCAGCACATGAAAGGCGGGAACTCTATGAAAATGGTTATTCTCTTGCTTAGTCTGCTTGCTCCCTTCATATCTGCACCGCCGCAAGGAGAGACAGTTACGCCCGTTCCCGGTACCGCCGTACAGCTGCCGGCAATGTTCGCCTTCGAGCATAGCGCAGTTGCCGATTCCTACATAAGCAGCTTCGATTCGTTGTCCGGTATTGGCTTATATATGACGGAAGAGGAGCTGCTGAAGGCCAAGGGAACGCCTCAGCAGATTGCTGAAGATCCATGGGCGGGTTGCCTTGAATATCAATATGCCGATCTCTCGGCGGGAGTATGCGGCGGTGTGGTCCTCTATGTACATGTTTCGCCTGCCCAGGCAGAGCAATACAGTCTGAGCCTTAACGGGCAGGTGATCCATCCGCAGACTATGAGAGTGCAGGATATGCTGGGGACGCCTGATTTTGAAGCCGAGGATGGGGATGTTTATATTAGAGGAGAGGCCGCGCTCAAGATCTACCGCAATATGAAGAGCGGCGAATGGGACGGCTTGGATTTGTTCGATGCTTATTCCTTCTGAAGCTGATTCAAGTCCGGTGATTTTGGTTAATGAATGGTCAGTCATCTATCCGGTGGCTAAGCCCTTATTCATTATGAAGGAGAGTGATTTCATGGATTCAACCGGTACACAGGCTTATGCCAAGCTGTTGGAGAACGGCGTTCAGGCGATAGAAGAAGTGAATCGGCTCCGTAGCAGCGGCTACACCCGAGAGGATCTTTATGTGATTAGTCACGATGAAGACCGCGAAGGGCGTATCGTGGACGCCGCAGATACCAATGAAGTGGGGCTTAGTGAAGAAGGGCTGTTTGGTGCCATTGCCAACCTCTTCCGTTCGCGCGGCGACGCTTTACGCTTCAAGATGACTTCACTGGGCTTTAGCGCAGCGGAGGCGGCATTTTACGAGAAAGAGCTTGATGCAGGCAAAGTTCTGGTCATTGCCAAAAGAAACCCACAATAATCGCGGGTCAGCTTCGTTGACCTCAATAGTACAATAGCGTAACCTCCAGTCCCACTAAATGTAGTGGAGCTGGAGGTTACTTTGTTGAAGCCGGAACCTGTTTTATGCCAATATCTAGCTGAATGGTAACAGGCCGTGTAAATATCGTATGATAGAATGATAGAGTTGCGGGTTTATGGTCTTAATATTATTCGCGTGAGGTGAGGAAGCTTGAGAATATTAATCGTAGACGACAATCCTACCAATGTAATTATTATCCGTGAGATCCTCAAGAAGGAAGATTACCGGAATTTCATAACGGCTTCGTCCGCCAAAGATATGCTGAAGCTGCTGGGCGTCGGTGTGGGGGAAGAGCCCCGGCCGTCCGATGTGGATCTGATTCTGCTGGATATGATGATGCCGGAAATGGACGGAATTGAAGCCTGCCGGGTGGTTCAGCAATATGAGCATCTGAAGGATATTCCTATTATTATGGTTACGGCTGTAGGTGACTCCAAGAAGCTCGCCGAGGCGCTGGATGCCGGAGCGGTGGATTATGTGACGAAGCCGATCAACAAGGTGGAGCTGATGGCCCGTATCCGCTTGGCGCTGCGGCTGAAGCGCGAGAAGGACTGGCATAAGGAACGGGACCAGCGGATACAGGATGAATTGAAGCTGGCTGCCCTGGTGCAGAATGCTGTACTCAGCCTGCCGCTTGCCGAAGAGTCTCTGGAGGTACATGCGATTTACCAGCCCTCCTTTGAGCTGGCCGGAGATCTGTATGCCTGGTATCCCTTGGGAGACGGGCGTTATGCGGTCATCCTGCTCGATATGATGGGCCACGGTATCTCGTCTTCCTTGTTTACCATGTTCCTTGCCTCGGTATTGAAGGATACCGTAACGACTTATGTGGAACCGGAGAAGGTAATTCAGGAGCTTAACAGACGTTTTAATCAGCTATATATTGAGAAGCAGCTGGTCCAGTATTATTTCACGGCGATTTATCTTGTCATTGACACCCGTCAGAAGCGGATTAATTATGTGAATGCCGGGCATCCGCCGGCGCTGTTCTTTGAAGGAGATGCCAAGACGCCTGTACTGCTGGAGAGCAATTGTCACCCTGTAGGTCTGTTTGACCGGATCGATATTCAGCAGCAGAGCCTCAGCTACGAGGACGAGGGTCATCTGGTGCTGTTCACGGACGGCCTTATGGAGATGGTAGAGGGTGAACAGGAGGAGCAGCTGAAATTCATGGTCGGGCATCTAAACGCCACTCATGACTGGCAGGAAGACCTGGTACGCGCCGCATTCCTGAGCGAGCCGGTCAATTCGGACCGGGATGACGATAAATGCCTGGTCTGGATCTCACTGAAGAAAGGAACCGATAAGGAATGAAGATAAAGGCTAAACTGCTGATCGGATTCAGTGCCATGCTGGCGATTATGCTGGCACTTACCCTGATCGGGTATGACAGGCTTCATTATATGAGCAGTCAGCTGGACAGCTACCAGGAGAGATACAGCAAGGGCCGGGCTTCTTCGGGACTTCGCGGGGAAGTGAACGATATGGCACGGATACTGACCACTTCCATGCTTAATGCCGATACTGTAACCCTGGAAGCACAGAAGGCTGAGATTGACAGCAAGGTCCTCAAGTCTGCAGAGCATCTGGAGAACATTAAGGCCTCGCTGAAGACGGCAGAGGAACTGCAAATGTTATCAAGGATCGAGAACTCCTATTCTGCTTATCTGAAATATCAGGATAAGGTTCTGGAGATGCTGAGAGCCGGATACTTTCAGAATGCCAACACGTACCGCAACGCAGAAGGGCAGGACGTTCAGAACGAGGTGCTGAACAGTCTGAATGCGTTGTCTGATTACAATGCCTTCCGCATGACCGAGGAGACTGCCAAGGCCCAGGAGGCTTCTAGCAGATCGATTCAGATGGTCACCCTGATCATGGTCTTGGGGCTGCTGCTCGGGCTGGGTGTCATTCTGTGGGTGATACCGAGTATCACGCGCGGCCTAAGCGTCGTCTCCATGATGATTACCAGCTTCGGCAACGGCAAGATGCGGGCGATCCGCAGGATCAAGGTGAGGTCGAAGGATGAGATTGGCGATGTAGCACGGGTATTCCAGCGGATGGCCGAGGATATTGAGCAGAAGCAGCAGCTCGAGAGATCCTATGCCCAGGCACAGAGCGATCAGGCCTGGCTGAATGCCAATATTGCCCGGATTACGGAGCTGCTGCGCGGTGTCAGCTCACTGGATCAGGTATCCCAGACCTTCATCAGTGAGTTCACGCCGGTGCTGGGAGCGCAGTATGGTGCCGTCTACCTGAAGAGCCAGGACAATCCGAACCTGCTGGTCAGCAGCGCCTTCTATGCCGGTGAGGAGGGGGTTACGCCTAAGGAGAGCTTCGAGATTGGTCAGGGGCTAATCGGGCAGAGCGCCTTGGATAAGCTGCCGATCAAGCTGACAGAGGCGCCTGACAACTATATCTCGGTTTCTTCAGGATTCGGGGAAGCGCATCCGAGTTATATTTCCATCCACCCGCTTTTATTCCAGGATGAAGTGCTGGGTGTAGTGGAATTCGCATCCTTCACACCGTTCTCAGTGCTGCAGAATGAACTGCTTCATCAGCTCTCCAGTAATCTGGGGATTATTCT
The sequence above is a segment of the Paenibacillus sp. FSL R7-0204 genome. Coding sequences within it:
- a CDS encoding C40 family peptidase → MIVSRKKITASLWISASLALSLGVLSPGQAFAATESSITTLAASAGQTGIIEASVRLRTDPSTSSTVLKYLNKGDQVVILEAANSYWYKVRTAEGIVGYMSSGDSYIRVAAASAPASRTAVIQATVRVRETPATSGQVVGYLYKNDQVTILEETNSYWYKIRTANGTVGYTSSSDQYITAGASSPTAPSTPAPTPVPVQTPVPVPVPTPTPAPVPVPTAGQTAVIERVISAGMGYLGTPYEYGSDRNNTSTFDCSDFIRQIFMDAANLKLPADSRQQGDWVKQNSGVTTDVSGLKRGDLMFFMDYKGTSPSAYTGINKSTARITHVAMYLGDGKLLHTYSVSSGGVRVDNLSASWMNRFLYGGSVIR
- a CDS encoding DUF1328 domain-containing protein; this translates as MLRWSIILLVVALIAGIFGFFNIVAAAVGIAKVLFYIFLVLFVVSLFMGRRGRSM
- a CDS encoding DUF948 domain-containing protein, which produces MIIELSVALVAIAFAVLVFFLIKTLKSAKDSLDKVSQTLQEVQKTIDELTYEVKTTVRHANDITADVQGKIQKIDPIVDSVKNLGDVMNELTLTVKQVSVTVIEKFRKSRELKDKAKSVSIAEVPLTPAEERTVQSYEAVSSSNSKGKIATALKGVDAAAAIWQKFRH
- a CDS encoding general stress protein, which produces MDSTGTQAYAKLLENGVQAIEEVNRLRSSGYTREDLYVISHDEDREGRIVDAADTNEVGLSEEGLFGAIANLFRSRGDALRFKMTSLGFSAAEAAFYEKELDAGKVLVIAKRNPQ
- a CDS encoding fused response regulator/phosphatase, with translation MRILIVDDNPTNVIIIREILKKEDYRNFITASSAKDMLKLLGVGVGEEPRPSDVDLILLDMMMPEMDGIEACRVVQQYEHLKDIPIIMVTAVGDSKKLAEALDAGAVDYVTKPINKVELMARIRLALRLKREKDWHKERDQRIQDELKLAALVQNAVLSLPLAEESLEVHAIYQPSFELAGDLYAWYPLGDGRYAVILLDMMGHGISSSLFTMFLASVLKDTVTTYVEPEKVIQELNRRFNQLYIEKQLVQYYFTAIYLVIDTRQKRINYVNAGHPPALFFEGDAKTPVLLESNCHPVGLFDRIDIQQQSLSYEDEGHLVLFTDGLMEMVEGEQEEQLKFMVGHLNATHDWQEDLVRAAFLSEPVNSDRDDDKCLVWISLKKGTDKE